One part of the Terriglobales bacterium genome encodes these proteins:
- a CDS encoding contact-dependent growth inhibition system immunity protein, producing MRTSGRSKIDPTDYSALSNFLRGYLHEDSALEYDSLLAAARAFRRDADERETAIVRSELDRLLQITRALPDSELIRILENDLGSRRHFHSRKEVEQLRDALK from the coding sequence ATGAGAACTAGCGGTCGTTCCAAAATCGATCCCACGGATTACTCCGCTTTGAGCAACTTCCTGCGCGGGTATCTGCATGAGGACAGCGCTCTCGAATACGATTCGCTTCTTGCCGCTGCTCGAGCCTTTCGCCGGGACGCTGACGAACGCGAAACAGCTATCGTCCGATCTGAACTCGATCGCCTGCTACAGATAACGCGTGCACTGCCAGATTCAGAACTCATCCGAATTCTCGAGAACGACCTTGGCTCCCGCCGGCATTTCCATTCTCGTAAAGAAGTCGAGCAACTCCGAGACGCTCTGAAGTAA
- a CDS encoding RNase A-like domain-containing protein has product MVLTQIDLRLTMAVVKRATKTRLAGITVLLIGYAGFRLVSGNHEPVVPARQPVERVSLDASNRHDLTRDEGRGGHTLQRHVGKTDAELRERVQSEDVSAASSYTDRATAEMAVAAAIRENTEKIDRWLQRPGGHSNLVLDYDSNSPIGRSVRRGETQSFPCSHAVAVLKFVSASDYYVLTSYPDCWKPA; this is encoded by the coding sequence ATGGTTCTTACACAGATCGATTTGCGCCTTACAATGGCTGTCGTGAAGAGAGCTACAAAGACGAGATTAGCGGGCATTACCGTGCTGCTGATTGGTTATGCGGGATTTCGACTGGTCTCCGGAAATCACGAACCTGTCGTTCCCGCGAGGCAACCCGTCGAGCGCGTGTCGCTCGATGCGAGTAACCGCCACGACCTGACGCGCGATGAAGGGCGCGGAGGGCACACTTTGCAGCGTCATGTGGGGAAGACCGACGCTGAGCTGCGCGAGCGGGTTCAAAGCGAAGATGTCTCGGCGGCTTCTTCGTACACCGACCGAGCGACGGCGGAGATGGCAGTCGCCGCCGCCATTCGCGAAAACACTGAAAAGATCGATCGCTGGCTGCAGAGGCCTGGCGGCCATTCCAATCTGGTACTCGATTACGACAGCAACTCTCCGATCGGAAGAAGCGTGAGGCGTGGGGAGACACAATCGTTCCCATGCTCGCACGCGGTGGCAGTCTTGAAGTTCGTAAGCGCGAGTGACTACTACGTACTTACCAGTTATCCAGACTGCTGGAAACCTGCATGA
- a CDS encoding YihY/virulence factor BrkB family protein, with translation MYLLRVWRAFLKAFKDVDQHHLLAFAGSLAYYFFMSLIPFLIFLASLLVYIPIPGLFDYILGGLSHMFPPDSMAMVRKVLADLINTNRKSFLSFGIIGTIWSASGGFSAMIEALNVAYDVQEGRPFWKTRSLALLLTIIVGALVTILLFAMFFGPQWGGALAAKLHLSPLFTASWFYFRWVLAALCALLSVEVIYYLAPNVEQRHFPQTIPGSVMAVLLWVGASYALGFYLQHFAQLSKSYGTLGAVVGLLLWLYVSSAAILIGAEVNAELARAVGKEPPVKEAVEPGKEEIPQIRRAS, from the coding sequence ATGTATCTGCTACGTGTGTGGAGAGCATTCTTAAAGGCGTTTAAGGACGTTGACCAGCACCACCTGCTGGCCTTCGCCGGCAGTCTTGCCTACTACTTCTTCATGTCGCTGATCCCGTTTCTGATCTTCCTGGCCAGCCTGCTCGTCTACATTCCCATCCCGGGACTGTTCGACTACATTCTCGGCGGACTCTCGCACATGTTTCCTCCTGACTCGATGGCGATGGTTCGCAAAGTGCTCGCCGACCTCATAAACACGAACCGCAAGAGCTTCCTGTCATTCGGGATTATTGGCACGATCTGGTCGGCCTCGGGCGGCTTCAGCGCGATGATCGAAGCATTGAACGTGGCTTATGACGTGCAGGAGGGACGCCCATTCTGGAAGACTCGATCGCTCGCTTTGCTGCTAACGATTATCGTTGGAGCGTTGGTGACGATTTTGCTTTTCGCGATGTTCTTCGGCCCGCAATGGGGAGGAGCACTGGCGGCCAAGCTGCACCTGAGTCCTTTGTTTACCGCGAGCTGGTTTTATTTTCGCTGGGTGCTAGCCGCATTGTGCGCGCTCTTGTCGGTCGAGGTCATCTACTACCTGGCGCCTAACGTCGAGCAGCGCCACTTCCCGCAAACCATTCCCGGATCGGTAATGGCTGTCCTGCTGTGGGTTGGTGCTTCCTACGCTCTCGGCTTCTACCTTCAGCACTTTGCTCAACTCAGTAAGAGCTACGGCACATTGGGGGCCGTCGTAGGCCTGCTGCTATGGCTCTATGTTTCCAGCGCTGCGATCCTGATCGGCGCCGAAGTCAATGCTGAACTGGCGAGAGCGGTTGGCAAGGAGCCTCCGGTGAAAGAGGCGGTTGAGCCCGGGAAGGAAGAGATACCTCAGATTCGGCGCGCGAGTTGA
- a CDS encoding DUF1572 family protein, translating to MPDTKSAFLTEALRTFRGYKTRTETAFSQLRSEDWFRLIDPEANSIAIIVKHMAGNMRSRWTNFLTSDGEKPNRDRDSEFLLDSSTTPEQVLLWWNQGWNLVFAAIEPLTAADLDRKVTIRGQEHTVLEAISRQMTHYAEHVGQIILLAKHFRGAEWKSLSIPKGKSASLGFSAELTNRARRG from the coding sequence ATGCCCGACACCAAATCCGCCTTCCTCACGGAAGCACTCCGAACCTTCCGTGGCTACAAAACCCGCACCGAAACCGCCTTCTCGCAGCTACGCTCCGAAGATTGGTTTCGACTTATCGATCCAGAAGCGAATTCGATTGCGATCATCGTGAAGCACATGGCGGGAAACATGCGCTCGCGCTGGACCAACTTCCTCACCAGCGATGGCGAGAAGCCGAATCGCGATCGCGACAGCGAGTTCTTACTGGACTCTTCCACCACGCCCGAGCAAGTGTTGCTCTGGTGGAATCAGGGATGGAATCTGGTCTTCGCAGCGATTGAACCGCTCACTGCCGCAGACCTCGACCGAAAAGTCACAATTCGGGGACAGGAGCACACGGTTCTCGAAGCGATCAGCCGTCAAATGACGCACTATGCCGAACACGTTGGTCAAATCATCCTGCTGGCAAAACATTTTCGCGGTGCCGAATGGAAGTCGCTAAGCATCCCGAAAGGAAAATCTGCGAGTCTTGGATTCTCTGCTGAGCTGACCAATCGGGCTCGAAGAGGCTAA
- the rho gene encoding transcription termination factor Rho: protein MTIAELKEKNITELTRIARSLELPGASGLRKQDLIFKILQAQSEKEGHIFAEGVLEILPDGYGFLRSPDYNYLPGPDDIYVSPSQIRKFDLKTGDTVSGQVRPPHEGEKYFALVKIEAVNFESPDEARNKILFDNLTPLYPQERIKQETVRENISARVMDLLTPVGKGQRGLIVAPPRTGKTMLLQAIANSVTTNHPEVVLIVLLIDERPEEVTDMQRSVKGEVISSTFDEPAARHVQVAEMVIEKAKRLVEHKRDVVILLDSITRLARAYNTIVPPSGKVLSGGVDSNALQRPKRFFGAARNIEEGGSLTIIATALVETGSRMDDVIFEEFKGTGNMEIILDRKLVDKRVFPAIDIQRSGTRKEELLIPKDDLARIWVLRKVLNPLSPVEAMELLIDKLGKTRANSEFLSNMSSI, encoded by the coding sequence ATGACCATCGCTGAACTGAAAGAAAAGAACATCACAGAACTAACCCGCATCGCGCGCTCCCTGGAACTCCCGGGCGCCAGCGGTCTCCGCAAGCAGGACCTTATCTTCAAGATCCTGCAAGCACAGAGCGAAAAAGAAGGACACATCTTCGCAGAAGGCGTCCTCGAAATCCTGCCTGACGGCTACGGATTCCTTCGCTCTCCCGACTACAACTACCTGCCCGGTCCGGATGACATCTACGTTTCTCCATCGCAGATACGCAAATTTGACCTCAAAACCGGCGACACGGTAAGCGGCCAGGTTCGTCCGCCGCACGAAGGCGAGAAGTACTTCGCTCTGGTAAAGATCGAGGCCGTCAACTTTGAGTCGCCCGACGAAGCCCGCAACAAGATCCTCTTCGACAACCTGACGCCGCTTTATCCGCAAGAGCGCATCAAGCAGGAGACCGTGCGCGAGAACATCAGCGCGCGCGTGATGGATCTGCTCACTCCCGTCGGCAAAGGACAGCGCGGACTGATCGTCGCTCCTCCACGCACCGGCAAGACGATGCTGCTGCAGGCGATCGCAAACTCGGTCACCACGAATCATCCCGAAGTTGTGTTGATTGTGCTGCTGATCGACGAGCGTCCGGAAGAAGTCACAGACATGCAGCGTTCGGTAAAAGGCGAAGTCATCTCTTCGACCTTCGACGAACCGGCCGCGCGCCACGTGCAAGTAGCCGAGATGGTGATCGAAAAGGCAAAGCGCCTGGTCGAGCATAAACGCGACGTTGTGATCTTGCTCGATTCCATCACGCGACTAGCACGCGCGTACAACACCATCGTTCCCCCTTCGGGAAAAGTGCTCTCGGGCGGCGTGGACTCCAACGCGTTGCAACGTCCGAAGCGCTTCTTCGGCGCAGCCCGCAATATCGAAGAAGGCGGATCGCTGACGATTATCGCCACCGCGCTAGTCGAAACCGGATCGCGCATGGACGACGTAATCTTTGAAGAATTCAAGGGCACGGGCAACATGGAAATCATCCTCGACCGCAAGCTGGTCGACAAGCGCGTATTCCCGGCGATTGATATTCAACGGTCCGGTACGCGTAAAGAAGAGCTGCTCATTCCCAAGGATGATCTGGCACGCATCTGGGTACTGCGCAAAGTGCTAAACCCGCTATCACCTGTGGAAGCCATGGAACTGCTCATCGATAAACTCGGCAAAACTCGAGCCAACAGCGAGTTCCTGTCGAATATGAGCTCGATTTGA